The Mytilus trossulus isolate FHL-02 chromosome 3, PNRI_Mtr1.1.1.hap1, whole genome shotgun sequence genome contains a region encoding:
- the LOC134709366 gene encoding perlucin-like protein: protein MTMIRLGALVFCCLCVSSTRADCGYGWKSFKDSCYLFVDNFMDWYDAQADCVRRGGHLVDIVDAEENEFIHSNLHDYWNWHHIGLSDTIDEGTFKWVTGTAMEYDNFWPGEPNDSRGAEDCAEMRYSGLWNDVSCYKNQYYICEKEASDSGNVDTTLRDASSGDATTTTEQYDFRWK, encoded by the exons ATGACTATGATCCGTTTAGGTGCGCTTGTTTTTTGTTGTCTGTGTGTGTCGTCAA CACGAGCTGATTGTGGATATGGTTGGAAAAGTTTCAAAGATTCTTGCTACTTGTTTGTTGATAACTTTATGGACTGGTATGACGCACAG gcaGATTGTGTCAGAAGAGGAGGACACTTAGTAGATATTGTAGACGCTGAGGAAAACGAATTTATACATTCAAATCTTCACGATTACT GGAACTGGCACCATATCGGGCTGTCTGACACGATTGATGAAGGTACATTTAAATGGGTCACAGGAACCGCTATGGAATATGATAACTTCTGGCCAGGAGAACCGAACGACTCCAGAGGAGCGGAAGACTGTGCAGAAATGAGATATTCTGGACTTTGGAACGATGTGTCATGttataaaaatcagtattaCATATGTGAAAA GGAAGCATCCGACTCTGGAAATGTTGATACTACGTTGAGAGATGCTTCGTCGGGAGATGCTACTACAACGACAGAACAGTATGATTTTCGatggaaataa
- the LOC134711267 gene encoding neuropeptides B/W receptor type 2-like produces MNFDMNSSLDSNSTLTTPDEVGTCRISNWLIAKAENDKQPLISVICAIGVLLLTGMIGNGLVIYVYSRKPKTTTNRIFILALAILDFLSCTVVIPFEIYDLGHTFTFTRTILCKLARFSEFMLILGAGFTLVAISIDRYVHLCRYKSRLLLTASRAKKVCGFCVFLGLFFAVPLLSFAGLEKIPLYVNETNVTACGCTTFKDPNAKSGKIYTYLLMSVFLSALVTMLVSYCFIGATLYGRRQGKTRNGLTFITNTEETKRLHKTKAFPEMRKKESFAIGKSSFSLNGSTFIFLTVTVVFVIGFVPHLSVRVFRFLHLAFNDDTSMDLLYNFLVRSYLINSVCNPFIYSIIHKRFRDELIKTIKSIICCKRKSSLSKSQRSRTNSTNNETSFT; encoded by the coding sequence ATGAATTTTGATATGAATAGTTCTTTAGACAGTAATTCCACTTTAACAACTCCGGATGAGGTAGGAACATGTCGGATCTCAAACTGGTTGATAGCTAAAGCAGAGAACGATAAACAGCCATTAATTTCTGTGATATGTGCCATTGGTGTTCTGCTGCTAACTGGCATGATTGGGAATGGATTAGTGATATATGTGTATTCTCGGAAgccaaaaacaacaacaaaccgtatttttattttagctttagcaattttagactttttaaGCTGTACAGTAGTAATACCTTTTGAGATCTATGATTTGGGACACACGTTTACATTCACACGGACGATTTTATGTAAACTTGCTCGATTTAGTGaatttatgttaatattagGAGCAGGATTTACATTAGTGGCGATTTCAATAGACCGATATGTACATTTATGTCGTTATAAATCTCGTTTACTTCTAACAGCTAGCCGTGCCAAGAAAGTTTGTGGATTTTGTGTGTTCCTCGGTTTATTTTTTGCCGTGCCTCTATTGAGCTTTGCTGGACTTGAAAAGATACCATTgtatgtcaatgaaacaaacGTGACAGCGTGTGGTTGTACAACATTCAAAGACCCGAATGCAAAAAGCGGGAAAATATACACTTATTTACTGATGTCTGTTTTTCTATCAGCTCTTGTTACAATGTTAGTTTCGTATTGTTTTATTGGTGCGACCTTATATGGACGGCGTCAAGGAAAAACAAGGAATGGTTTAACATTCATAACTAATACCGAAGAAACAAAACGTTTGCATAAAACTAAAGCGTTCCCGGAAATGAGAAAAAAGGAAAGTTTTGCCATTGGAAAGTCATCATTTAGTTTAAATGgatcaacttttatttttttaacagtgaCTGTTGTGTTTGTGATCGGATTTGTACCACATTTAAGTGTACGTGTCTTCCGCTTTCTCCACCTCGCTTTCAATGACGATACCTCCATggatttattgtataatttcttAGTTCGATCATATTTGATAAACAGTGTCTGTAATCCGTTTATATATAGTATTATACACAAGAGATTTAGGGATGAAttgataaaaactataaaatctattatttgttgtaaaaggaaatcaTCATTATCAAAATCACAAAGGTCAAGAACCAACTCGACAAACAATGAAACTTCATTCACATAA